The genomic interval ATCAAATTGAAATTGGGGCCACACACCCTTCGTTTGGCGGAACGCCTCAAGTTGTGCGGACTCATGTAGACGACTTGGCGGAAGGCCTTGTCAATAAAAATTGGGATAATTTATTAACGGCGGTGTCATCAAATGAGAGCCTTTTAGTTGCGGCGCAAAATTTAATTCACTTGCAAAAGCAATACGCCAAGCTGCCGTTGAATCGGTTTTCTATTTCCACACTGGAGGCAGAAAAGACAATATGAAAAATATCCTTCAGCATGCATTTTTGAAAAAAAGACTCAGTCAAGTGGAAGCCTATCTAATGGATTTTCTGTCAGATGGCCCGGCCTTTATTAGTGAACAGGCGAGTGGCAACCTGTCTGCAGGCGGGAAACGCTTACGGCCTGCCTTTGTCATCATGTCCTCAGAATATTATAACCGTTTTGATGACAACATCATTAAAGTTGCCTCCATGTTAGAATTGATTCATATGTCGTCTTTGATTCATGATGATATCAATGACAATGCCGATTTACGTCGCGGTCGTCAGACCATCCATACGGCTTTTACAAATGACGTCGCAGCCCATGTTGGCGATTATATTTTAATCAAAGCCTTGCGACATCTTTTTGAGGTACCCAACCATGAGCGCATTTTAGACCTTATTGCCGATACGGCGGTGGAAATGTGCAAAGGCGAAATTGCTCAGTTGAACTCTATGTTTGACTGGGAGCAAAGTGTTGCAGATTATAATTATCGAATTGAACGAAAAACGGCACTGTTAATTGCCATTTGCTGCCAAATGGGCGCTGTTATGGCAGAAGCCGGTGCATCTGATGAGAATGCCTTTTATCAATATGGGTATCATTTGGGCATGGCCTTTCAGATGAAAGATGATTTGTTGGATTTCTTAAACAGCGATGCTGAAGTTGGCAAACCGACAGGTAAAGATTTGGAAACGGGCTTAATCAATTTGCCGACGATTTTGCTCTTGAATAAAGATTTTGCTGAAAAAGAACATGTGCGTCATCTTATTAGCACTCAATTCCCGAATGGCGAAAAAGATGTAGGCTATATAGTGAGCTTAATCAAACGCGAAGGCTGTTTTGCTGAAACGGAAAAGATTATTTTAAATCATATTCAACAAGCCAAAGATGTTCTGACGCAGTTGGAAAGGAAACCCATTACCGATTTAATGCGGTCGGGCGCGGATTTTATCTATGAAAGGGCTTATTGATGTCATTTGACAATGTTTTTCATTTTGATCTTACCGGGGCGGATTGCTTGATTGTCGGTGGCGGTAAGGTGGCGTTTAGGAAAGCGGGCTCGCTTATTGCAGGCGATGCCCGGGTAACGGTGGTTGCCCCAAAACTGGCTGCAGATTTTACGCGCCTCCCGGAAGAAGGCTATGATTGGATTGCGCGTGAGTTTTTGCCGTCTGATCTTGCCGACCGTCAATTTGTTTTTGCTGCAACAGATGATCGCGCTTTGAACAAGACCATTGCACAGGCCTGTCGCGATAATCGTATTCCAGTTAATGTGGCCGATAGCCGTTCAAATAGCACTTTCATTGTTCCGGCAGTCCTTCAAAAAGGAGACTTAACCGTTTCTGTAGCGACCAACGGCAAAAATCCGGGCTATTCACGGGCCCTTAAATCTTATTTGGACGACGTTCTCGATGACCGTTTATTGGAAGCGCTGGCCGTTTGGTCGGATGTGCGTGAAACAGTAAAGGTACGCGTGCCGGATCAATCTGAACGCGAACGTATTTTACGATCCGTCCAACTGGTGGAGCTGGTGGCTGCATTGGAAAATGAAAGCAAAGATAATGTGTATAGAAAGGTGATCAAATGTCTATTATTGTAATAGGCTTAAACCATAAGAGTGCGCCGGTTGAAGTACGTGAACGCGTATCTTTATCCCGTCCGCAGATTATCAAATATAGCCCCATCGTGCGTGAAATTCCGTCCTTTAGCGGGTGTGCCATTTTGTCAACCTGCAATCGGACGGAAATTTATTGTAATACTGAAACACCGGATGAGGCCATAAAAGATATTCTTAACTTGGTCGCGCAACGCAGTCAATTTGACATAGAGGAATTAAAACAATATATATACATATTTAAAGGAGAAGAAGCTGTTCGCCATCTTTTTACAGTTTCAGCCGGTCTGGACTCCCTGGTATTGGGCGAATGCCAAATTCAGGGACAGGTTCAAGATGCTTATGACGTTGCCCTGCATGAACACCTGTCGGACAGCATCATCAACACCTTATTTATGAACGCATTGACCGTTGGTAAAAGGGTTCGAACAGAGACGCAGGTGGATCGTCAGGCGGTGAGTATTTCCAGTGCAGCCGTTGAAATGGCAAAATCTTTCTTTGGGGAGTTAGAAGGGAAAAACGTACTTGTTCTAGGCGCCGGGGAAACCAGTGAACTCACGTCACGTCACTTGGTCAGTAACGGCATTACCAGCATTATGGTGGCCAACCGCACCTATGAACGGGCGCAATGGTTAGCTGATGAAATTGGCGGCAAAGCAGTGCGGTT from Peptococcus niger carries:
- the hemA gene encoding glutamyl-tRNA reductase; protein product: MSIIVIGLNHKSAPVEVRERVSLSRPQIIKYSPIVREIPSFSGCAILSTCNRTEIYCNTETPDEAIKDILNLVAQRSQFDIEELKQYIYIFKGEEAVRHLFTVSAGLDSLVLGECQIQGQVQDAYDVALHEHLSDSIINTLFMNALTVGKRVRTETQVDRQAVSISSAAVEMAKSFFGELEGKNVLVLGAGETSELTSRHLVSNGITSIMVANRTYERAQWLADEIGGKAVRLDHLQAYLPDADLIISSTASPKYFIEAKDLSPYLNNRQRPLLIIDIAVPRDIEPAVGDLPHVTLYDIDDLQTAVNRNKAYRAKEAIAARDIVQEELDDFLFWLDTLWVVPTIVRMREQLADIKEKEIRKAINRIDNPSEREVQIIEQMANSIVNQWLHTPMTNMKRLAGKRIDQIDCYIRAINDLWDLKQ
- a CDS encoding polyprenyl synthetase family protein, whose product is MKKRLSQVEAYLMDFLSDGPAFISEQASGNLSAGGKRLRPAFVIMSSEYYNRFDDNIIKVASMLELIHMSSLIHDDINDNADLRRGRQTIHTAFTNDVAAHVGDYILIKALRHLFEVPNHERILDLIADTAVEMCKGEIAQLNSMFDWEQSVADYNYRIERKTALLIAICCQMGAVMAEAGASDENAFYQYGYHLGMAFQMKDDLLDFLNSDAEVGKPTGKDLETGLINLPTILLLNKDFAEKEHVRHLISTQFPNGEKDVGYIVSLIKREGCFAETEKIILNHIQQAKDVLTQLERKPITDLMRSGADFIYERAY
- a CDS encoding precorrin-2 dehydrogenase/sirohydrochlorin ferrochelatase family protein, yielding MSFDNVFHFDLTGADCLIVGGGKVAFRKAGSLIAGDARVTVVAPKLAADFTRLPEEGYDWIAREFLPSDLADRQFVFAATDDRALNKTIAQACRDNRIPVNVADSRSNSTFIVPAVLQKGDLTVSVATNGKNPGYSRALKSYLDDVLDDRLLEALAVWSDVRETVKVRVPDQSERERILRSVQLVELVAALENESKDNVYRKVIKCLLL